The following are encoded together in the Pungitius pungitius chromosome 7, fPunPun2.1, whole genome shotgun sequence genome:
- the LOC119216469 gene encoding lactosylceramide 1,3-N-acetyl-beta-D-glucosaminyltransferase A-like: MFMNFRRIRKCQCIQLLTTSLLLSVLMVCWEDLDHHVVSHMRSYTYRYLVNSYNFLNSSYALRSIHHNRKDGLHDVDGGFVNYPYLINHPGKCGVGGGVRKSQDVLLLLFVKSSPENFERRQAIRDTWGNESFVWSELGARVRMVFALGVHADVGRRSRVQSALLQEDRDHGDLIQQNFLDTFHNLTSKLLLQFHWGHEYCPQARFLMSADDDIFVHLPNLVKYLRHLQSTESGVKDLWVGHVHRGAPPVRRKNSKYHVSHELYPWPSYPDYTSGAGYVVSGDVAAKIYHATLWLNSSMYIDDVFMGICAKTVGVYPQEHVYFSGEGKTPYHPCIYHHMITSHGHTTDVRTLWQAATDPTVSGNSGGFVSNLYCTAVRVALLCLPYHQNTYSCMAAFT, from the coding sequence ATGTTCATGAACTTCCGTCGTATCCGCAAGTGCCAGTGCATTCAGCTGCTGACCACAAGTTTATTGCTGTCTGTGCTGATGGTCTGCTGGGAAGACCTGGACCACCATGTGGTCAGCCACATGAGGTCCTACACGTACCGCTACCTGGTGAACAGCTACAACTTTCTCAATTCCTCCTACGCCCTCAGATCCATCCATCACAACAGGAAGGATGGGCTTCATGATGTGGACGGTGGGTTCGTTAACTATCCGTACCTCATCAACCATCCGGGCAAATGTGGAGTCGGGGGCGGAGTCCGGAAAAGTCAGgatgtcctcctgctgctttttgtAAAATCCTCCCCGGAGAACTTTGAGCGCCGGCAGGCCATCAGGGACACGTGGGGAAACGAGAGCTTTGTTTGGTCAGAACTGGGGGCGAGAGTGAGGATGGTGTTCGCCCTTGGCGTGCACGCAGATGTCGGACGGAGGTCCAGGGTGCAGAGCGCGCTGTTGCAGGAGGACCGGGATCACGGAGACTTGATCCAGCAAAACTTTTTGGACACCTTCCACAACCTGACTTCCAAACTGCTCCTGCAGTTCCACTGGGGCCACGAGTACTGCCCCCAGGCACGCTTCCTCATGTCTGCAGACGATGACATTTTTGTCCATCTGCCAAATTTGGTGAAATACCTACGGCATCTCCAGAGTACAGAATCAGGGGTCAAAGACCTGTGGGTGGGACACGTACACAGAGGAGCCCCTCCAGTTCGCCGGAAAAACAGCAAATACCACGTTTCCCACGAGCTGTACCCCTGGCCCTCCTACCCAGACTACACTTCTGGAGCGGGGTACGTGGTTTCAGGGGATGTGGCGGCCAAGATTTATCACGCAACTTTGTGGTTGAACTCTTCCATGTACATTGACGATGTCTTTATGGGGATTTGTGCCAAGACTGTGGGGGTCTACCCCCAGGAGCATGTGTACTTTTCAGGGGAGGGCAAGACTCCGTATCACCCCTGCATCTATCATCACATGATCACTTCTCACGGTCACACCACGGACGTGCGCACGCTCTGGCAGGCAGCAACAGACCCTACAGTGTCTGGAAATTCTGGGGGATTTGTAAGTAATTTGTACTGCACTGCAGTGAGGGTGGCGCTGCTGTGCCTGCCTTACCACCAGAACACTTACTCCTGTATGGCTGCTTTTACATGA